ATCAGCGCGATCGCGCGCGGCTTTGGCGCCCCTGACAACGTGCCTGCGGGAAATGTGGCGACAAAGGCGTCCAGTGCGCTCGCGTGCTCCTCAAGCACCCCCACCACCGTGGAACAGATGTGCATGATGTGGCTGTACCGGTTGACCGCCATGAACTCGACGACCTCAACCGACGTCGGCACGCACACCTTCACGAGGTCATTGCGCGAGAGGTCGACGAGCATCACGTGCTCGGCAACCTCCTTGGGATCGGCCAGGAGTTCGGCCTCAAGGGCTTTGTCCGCCTCTGGGGTGGCGCCACGAGGGCGCGATCCGGCAATCGGGTAGGTCAGTACCGAGCGATCCTTGACCGTCACGAGCGATTCGGGGCTCGCGCCGACGATGGCGAAGGACCTTCCGTCAGCGTCCTCGCACTCCACGTAGTACATGTAGGGACTGGGGTTGAGCGTGCGTAGCACGCGATAGACATCCAGCGCCGACGCCCCACACTCGGCGTCGAAGCGCTGCGACGGCACCACCTGAAAAACCTCGCCGTCACGGATCGCTTCCTTGGCGTACTTCACCATCTTCTCGTACTCGCCGACCTGTGACCTGGGGCTCACGGCGCCCTCTGGCGTCTCGGCGTCGATCGCCATGGCAGGCAGCCTTGGCGCTACAGCAAGAGCACGTTCCATCGTGTCTACCCTCGCCACAGCCGCCGCATAGGCGGCGTCGATGCCGGTGGGCTGAGCGTCGGTGTTGACGGCATTGGCTACGAGCCACACGGAGCCGTCGACGTGATCGAGTACGGCGAGGTCGGTGGCAAGGAGCAGATGCGCATCTGGCAGGTCGAGCTCGCGGGTCGCGTCGGCGGGAAGGGTTGGCTCCCACTGGCGAACCAAGTCCCAACCCAGTGCGCCGACGAGCCCTCCAGTGAGTGGCGGAAGGCCGGCGATGTGTTCGGAGGCGAGCACCTCGAGCGCTTGAGCGATCGCCTCCAAGGGCGCTCCATCCTCGAGCCCGTCAGGCACTTCCCCTGCCCAGCGCGCCGTGTCGCCAACGACGGTCAAAGCCGCTTGTGAGCGCACGCCAACGAACGAGTAACGCGAACGCGTGCCGTCTGGCTGAGCCGACTCGAGAATGAAGGTGCCCGGCCGCGACTGGGCCAGTGCCGCGTACACCGCCACAGGCGTCCAGCCGTCGCCAAGGAGTTTGCGGGCGACGGGTACGACCCGGTGCGTTCGGCCGAGTTCCACAAACTCAGCGTTCGTCGGCCATGTGTCGCCCCAATCGAGCGTCAGGGCGGATGCCATGGGCGTCGTCACGAGGCAGCCACCGCTCCGAGCGAGAGGGACCCACCCTCGTCAAAACACGAGTCCTTGCCTGTGTGACACGCTCCCCCTACCTGGGCGACCCTCAGCAGGATGGCATCGCCATCGCAGTCAAGTTCCGCACTGATGACGTGTTGGACGTTCCCGGATGTCTCGCCTTTGCGCCAGATTTCGTTGCGACTGCGGCTGAAGTACACACCTCGCCTCGTCCGCAAGGTCTCTTCCAGTGCGTCGTCGTTCATCCACGCCACCATCAGCACCCGACCGGTAG
The Demequina sp. TMPB413 DNA segment above includes these coding regions:
- a CDS encoding anthranilate synthase component I — its product is MASALTLDWGDTWPTNAEFVELGRTHRVVPVARKLLGDGWTPVAVYAALAQSRPGTFILESAQPDGTRSRYSFVGVRSQAALTVVGDTARWAGEVPDGLEDGAPLEAIAQALEVLASEHIAGLPPLTGGLVGALGWDLVRQWEPTLPADATRELDLPDAHLLLATDLAVLDHVDGSVWLVANAVNTDAQPTGIDAAYAAAVARVDTMERALAVAPRLPAMAIDAETPEGAVSPRSQVGEYEKMVKYAKEAIRDGEVFQVVPSQRFDAECGASALDVYRVLRTLNPSPYMYYVECEDADGRSFAIVGASPESLVTVKDRSVLTYPIAGSRPRGATPEADKALEAELLADPKEVAEHVMLVDLSRNDLVKVCVPTSVEVVEFMAVNRYSHIMHICSTVVGVLEEHASALDAFVATFPAGTLSGAPKPRAIALIDELEPVRRGFYGGAVGYFDFAGNMDLAIAIRTAVIQSGVAHVQAGAGVVADSVPATEAQETRDKAAAMLRAVARANRLVASCSG
- the hisI gene encoding phosphoribosyl-AMP cyclohydrolase — encoded protein: MPLDLGIAERLKRNEAGLVCAVVQDATTGRVLMVAWMNDDALEETLRTRRGVYFSRSRNEIWRKGETSGNVQHVISAELDCDGDAILLRVAQVGGACHTGKDSCFDEGGSLSLGAVAAS